Proteins encoded in a region of the Orenia metallireducens genome:
- a CDS encoding RNA degradosome polyphosphate kinase — MDYSDSKYYLNKQFGWLEFNNRVLEEAQDERTPLLERLKFLAITASNLDEFVMVTVARLKDQIESGYNKQDKVGLRPKELFKELSNRMHQMVKEQYGCLNYVLDTLEEEDINFMEYKDLTEDQKEFLDNYFHDNIHPVLTPMAIDQSRPFPLILNKSLNLAVRLTSSPESNTLSPNKDGKGLFSMVRVPSILPRIVEIPSDDKRNFIFMEKVIKEYLDKLFFGYTIEAVGAFRITRNAEVSLDEEAQNLLVEMERYVKRRKWGFPVRLEIEQGIDCQLKDFLVQSLDLNREDIYEVAGPIDLTTFMGFSGLDGFDHLRYEPLLPQPAQDFYNKEESIFDLIKEKDLLVHHPYESFDPVIKLVQEASEDSQVLAIKQTLYRVSGDSPIIEALAQAAENGKQVTVLVELKARFDEENNIEWAKKLEKSGCHVVYGLVGLKVHSKLLLIVRDEEEGIRRYVHMSTGNYNDKTAKLYTDTGMFTAKETFGSDVSAMFNLLTGYSSAPQWKKLAVAPLNLRDTFVKLIRNEVEQVKSGKEGHIIAKMNSLVDSGIIKELYKASSAGVKIDLIVRGMCCLKPGIEGVSDNIRVISIVGRLLEHSRIFYFSNGANPKIFMSSADWRPRNLDRRVEALFPVEDEDLKARIIKLLDITLRDNVKAREQQPDGSYKRVERDGVELESQLEFHRLAKKAVKKLDSTNIIALFKQTSARDTNIH; from the coding sequence ATGGATTATAGTGATTCTAAATATTATCTTAATAAGCAGTTTGGCTGGTTAGAGTTTAATAACCGTGTATTAGAAGAGGCTCAAGATGAACGGACGCCTTTATTGGAGAGATTGAAGTTTTTAGCGATAACTGCATCTAATCTAGATGAATTTGTAATGGTTACAGTGGCTAGATTAAAAGACCAGATAGAGTCTGGTTATAATAAGCAGGATAAGGTAGGCCTTAGACCAAAAGAGCTCTTTAAAGAACTTTCTAATAGAATGCATCAGATGGTTAAAGAGCAGTATGGTTGTTTAAATTATGTATTAGATACTTTAGAAGAAGAGGATATTAATTTTATGGAGTATAAAGATTTGACTGAAGATCAGAAGGAGTTTTTAGATAATTATTTCCATGACAATATTCACCCTGTATTGACCCCAATGGCTATTGATCAGAGTAGACCCTTTCCTTTAATCTTAAATAAGAGTTTGAATTTAGCAGTTCGTCTAACCAGTTCTCCAGAATCGAATACCCTTTCACCTAATAAAGATGGTAAAGGTTTATTTTCAATGGTTAGAGTACCTTCTATTCTGCCTAGAATTGTAGAGATACCTTCTGATGATAAGCGGAATTTTATCTTTATGGAGAAGGTAATCAAAGAGTATTTAGATAAGTTATTCTTTGGTTATACAATAGAGGCTGTAGGTGCTTTTAGAATTACCAGAAATGCTGAGGTAAGCCTTGATGAAGAGGCACAAAACTTGTTAGTAGAGATGGAACGTTATGTTAAAAGAAGGAAGTGGGGGTTTCCAGTTAGATTAGAGATAGAGCAGGGAATTGATTGTCAATTGAAGGATTTTTTAGTTCAGTCTCTAGATTTAAATAGAGAAGATATCTATGAAGTTGCAGGACCTATCGATCTAACCACCTTTATGGGTTTTAGTGGTTTAGATGGTTTTGATCACCTTAGATATGAACCGCTATTACCCCAGCCAGCTCAAGATTTTTATAATAAGGAAGAGAGTATCTTTGATTTAATTAAAGAGAAGGATTTATTGGTTCATCATCCCTATGAAAGTTTTGACCCTGTAATTAAGTTGGTACAGGAGGCTTCTGAAGATTCACAAGTATTGGCTATTAAACAGACTCTTTACCGAGTCAGTGGGGACTCTCCAATTATAGAGGCTTTGGCTCAAGCAGCTGAAAATGGAAAGCAGGTTACGGTATTAGTAGAGTTAAAGGCTAGATTTGATGAGGAGAATAATATAGAGTGGGCTAAAAAGTTAGAGAAGTCAGGTTGCCATGTTGTTTATGGATTAGTTGGCTTAAAGGTACATTCTAAGTTACTGTTGATAGTTAGAGATGAAGAGGAGGGTATCAGAAGGTATGTCCATATGAGTACAGGAAATTATAATGACAAGACTGCTAAATTATATACTGATACTGGAATGTTTACTGCTAAAGAGACTTTTGGTTCTGATGTTTCGGCTATGTTTAATCTATTGACAGGCTACTCTTCGGCTCCCCAATGGAAGAAGTTAGCGGTAGCTCCTTTGAATTTGCGGGATACCTTTGTTAAGCTGATTAGAAACGAAGTTGAGCAGGTAAAGTCAGGTAAGGAAGGGCATATTATTGCTAAGATGAATTCTTTAGTTGATTCTGGAATAATCAAAGAGTTGTATAAGGCTTCCTCAGCAGGGGTTAAGATAGATTTAATAGTGCGGGGGATGTGCTGTTTAAAGCCTGGAATTGAAGGTGTCAGTGATAATATCAGGGTGATTAGTATAGTAGGACGCTTGTTAGAACATAGCCGTATCTTCTATTTCAGTAATGGCGCTAATCCTAAAATCTTTATGTCCAGTGCTGACTGGAGGCCTAGAAATTTAGATAGAAGAGTTGAGGCATTGTTTCCAGTAGAGGATGAGGATTTAAAAGCTAGAATTATTAAGCTATTAGATATTACCCTAAGGGATAATGTCAAGGCACGGGAGCAACAGCCTGATGGAAGCTATAAGCGTGTGGAAAGAGATGGAGTGGAGTTAGAATCTCAGCTTGAATTCCATCGATTGGCTAAAAAGGCTGTCAAAAAGCTGGATAGCACCAATATAATAGCTTTATTTAAACAGACATCAGCAAGGGATACTAATATACATTAA
- a CDS encoding HD domain-containing protein: MSEKAAVIYIGSSALYLKIGEKRNKKMKVLESLEYPLSLGHDTFKRDKISFEKVDETCRVLKGFLKLINEYRIDNIKTVATTAIRESKNRDHILDQIKVKTGLQVEVLDDSEEKIYIYKGMCKKLEEIGLNEQQALMCYIGTGRLGVSLYSQSNIKYNQNIRIGSLKLSEILGKIQEKTDKFYIVLEEYLRSFTYMLQKNFPLMNISNFVVSGKEIEMIADLCEVEMEKELCYIPKDKFDSLYDKIKDKTPTQLLNMYNLSPEKSEILLPAMAIYKTVFNFTQAEKIIAPFVFLLDVLLYDILYSEESQKWSNIFVENTIISAQSIGKKYYYNQKHAKVVTEFTMKIFDGVKAIHGLGDRERLLLQIAAILHDVGKYISLKRHYYHSYDIIRASSILGLNNKELEIVANIARYHSKKLPNNSDTSYRKLSTEDKVLVAKLAAILQLGDSLDRSHIKKFEDLKVNLKNKKLEIIGYSNENTLLEAWTFEQKSELFKEVFGIKAEFIKKRVK, encoded by the coding sequence ATGAGTGAAAAGGCTGCTGTTATATATATAGGCTCTAGTGCATTATATCTAAAGATAGGGGAGAAGAGAAATAAGAAGATGAAAGTTCTAGAATCCCTTGAATATCCACTGAGTTTAGGTCATGACACCTTTAAAAGAGATAAGATAAGCTTTGAGAAGGTAGATGAAACCTGTAGAGTACTTAAAGGTTTTTTAAAATTAATTAATGAGTATAGAATAGATAATATTAAAACAGTAGCTACCACTGCAATTAGGGAGTCCAAAAATAGAGATCATATCTTAGATCAGATTAAGGTAAAGACTGGATTGCAGGTAGAAGTGTTAGATGATTCTGAAGAGAAGATATATATCTATAAAGGTATGTGTAAAAAGCTAGAAGAAATAGGTCTCAATGAACAACAAGCATTGATGTGCTATATTGGAACAGGAAGGCTAGGGGTATCTTTATATTCCCAGAGTAATATCAAATATAATCAAAATATTCGAATAGGTTCCTTGAAATTAAGTGAGATATTAGGGAAGATTCAAGAGAAGACAGATAAATTTTATATAGTTTTAGAGGAGTATTTAAGGAGCTTTACTTATATGTTACAGAAGAATTTTCCTTTGATGAATATCTCTAATTTTGTCGTCTCTGGAAAAGAGATAGAGATGATAGCTGACTTATGTGAAGTAGAAATGGAAAAGGAGTTATGCTATATCCCTAAAGATAAATTCGATAGCCTTTATGATAAGATTAAGGATAAAACTCCAACTCAACTGCTTAATATGTACAACCTATCTCCAGAGAAATCAGAGATTTTACTACCGGCTATGGCTATCTATAAAACAGTATTTAATTTTACACAGGCTGAAAAGATTATTGCGCCCTTTGTATTCTTATTGGATGTATTATTATATGATATTCTCTATTCAGAAGAGAGTCAGAAGTGGAGTAATATCTTTGTTGAGAATACAATTATTTCAGCTCAGAGTATAGGTAAGAAGTATTATTATAATCAGAAGCATGCTAAGGTTGTAACAGAATTTACTATGAAGATATTTGATGGAGTTAAAGCTATTCATGGTCTAGGGGATAGAGAGCGATTATTATTGCAAATAGCAGCTATTCTCCATGATGTAGGTAAATATATCAGTCTTAAACGCCATTATTACCATTCTTATGATATTATTCGTGCTTCTAGTATATTAGGGTTAAATAATAAAGAGTTAGAGATTGTAGCAAATATAGCAAGATACCATAGTAAGAAATTACCTAATAATAGTGATACTAGTTATAGAAAATTATCTACTGAAGATAAGGTGTTAGTAGCTAAATTGGCAGCTATCTTACAATTAGGTGATTCTTTAGATAGAAGCCATATTAAGAAGTTTGAAGACCTCAAAGTCAATCTAAAGAATAAGAAGTTAGAGATTATTGGCTATAGTAATGAGAATACTTTATTAGAGGCATGGACCTTTGAGCAGAAGTCAGAACTCTTCAAAGAAGTATTTGGAATAAAAGCTGAGTTTATTAAAAAGAGGGTGAAATAA
- the ppx gene encoding exopolyphosphatase, which produces MRNIAIVDIGSNSIKLVLAEIKKNNSFKIIDELKETVRLGEGIEEDNKLQEGRIKVAIQTLKMFKNLCNATETKEIIAVATAAVRRADNQEEFLNRIKEEVELDVQVLSGEEEGYYDYWGVVNSIDRDNGLIMDIGGGSIELIWMKERKIKECVSLSFGSLDLTRHFNLYDSITSKQEEQLIKFLTTAFNEVTWLKDIDCNSLIGVGGTIRNIAKIDQRNNDYPLDLLHYYQLKKSTVNAIYELVKNKDLKKRKKISGLSKKRADIFIGATAAVATLMNLYNLDKLLISGKGIREGLIYNYLYQDKEPNSNVLDFSINNIVNNLNLNKKHAQHVHKLAKVLYQELKPLFKLNEEEFEGDIDKILKTATMLHDAGNSINYYDHHEHSFYMILNSGINGLSHRELLISAYIAASHRHTKYDLRKYNLNRSQFTDIIDRKGDDKEIIRKFGILVEIAESLDRNMNGLVEDIQCQLEDNRFIIKTISKEDVELEINDALSVSKGFEKLYNKELIIL; this is translated from the coding sequence ATGAGAAATATTGCTATTGTTGATATCGGTTCAAATTCTATCAAATTAGTCTTAGCAGAGATTAAAAAGAATAACTCTTTTAAGATAATTGATGAATTAAAGGAGACTGTTAGATTAGGAGAAGGAATAGAAGAGGATAATAAATTACAGGAAGGGCGTATTAAAGTAGCTATTCAAACCTTAAAGATGTTTAAAAACTTATGTAATGCTACTGAGACTAAAGAGATTATAGCTGTTGCTACAGCTGCTGTACGTAGAGCTGATAATCAAGAGGAATTTTTAAATAGAATAAAAGAAGAGGTTGAGCTTGATGTGCAAGTATTATCAGGTGAAGAAGAAGGATATTATGATTACTGGGGAGTTGTAAATAGCATTGATCGAGATAATGGGCTGATTATGGATATCGGTGGTGGAAGTATAGAGCTGATTTGGATGAAAGAAAGAAAAATAAAGGAATGTGTTAGCTTGTCCTTTGGTTCTCTAGATTTAACCCGACACTTCAATCTTTATGATAGCATCACTAGCAAACAAGAGGAGCAGCTAATAAAATTCTTAACAACAGCCTTCAATGAAGTTACTTGGCTAAAAGATATAGATTGTAACTCTTTAATTGGGGTCGGTGGTACTATTAGAAATATTGCGAAAATAGACCAGAGGAATAATGACTATCCTTTAGATCTACTCCATTATTATCAACTAAAAAAATCTACAGTCAATGCTATCTATGAATTAGTCAAAAACAAAGACTTAAAGAAAAGAAAGAAGATATCTGGACTATCTAAAAAGAGAGCAGATATCTTTATTGGTGCCACTGCTGCTGTAGCAACCTTAATGAATTTATATAATTTAGATAAATTACTTATTAGTGGCAAAGGGATTAGAGAAGGGCTAATCTACAATTATCTCTATCAAGATAAAGAACCTAACTCTAATGTGTTAGATTTCTCCATAAATAATATAGTAAATAATTTAAATCTCAATAAGAAACATGCTCAGCATGTACATAAGCTAGCCAAAGTACTATACCAAGAATTAAAGCCTTTATTTAAATTGAATGAAGAGGAATTTGAAGGTGATATTGATAAGATTTTAAAGACTGCAACTATGTTACATGATGCAGGAAATAGTATTAACTATTATGATCATCACGAACACTCTTTTTATATGATACTTAACTCTGGTATTAATGGCTTATCTCATCGAGAGTTATTAATTAGTGCCTATATTGCTGCCTCCCATCGCCATACCAAGTATGACTTAAGAAAATATAATTTAAATCGCTCACAATTTACTGATATTATTGATAGAAAAGGTGATGACAAAGAGATAATTCGTAAGTTTGGTATATTAGTTGAGATTGCAGAGAGTTTAGATAGGAATATGAATGGCTTGGTAGAGGATATCCAATGCCAGCTAGAAGATAATCGTTTTATTATCAAAACTATTTCCAAAGAAGATGTAGAATTAGAGATTAATGATGCTTTATCAGTTAGCAAAGGTTTTGAAAAGTTATACAATAAAGAACTTATAATCTTATAA
- the gloA2 gene encoding SMU1112c/YaeR family gloxylase I-like metalloprotein: MKLNKIHHIAIICSEYEKSKEFYVNILNLKVIKETYRENRDSYKLDLAIGEDSQIELFSFSNPPQRPSYPEARGLRHLAFEVDDIEETVKELERQGVVVEGIRIDEVTGKKFTFFKDPDDLPLELYEK, encoded by the coding sequence ATGAAACTAAATAAAATTCATCACATTGCGATTATATGTTCCGAATATGAAAAATCTAAAGAATTTTATGTCAATATCCTTAATTTGAAGGTGATTAAAGAGACCTACCGAGAGAATCGGGACTCCTATAAATTAGATTTAGCTATTGGAGAGGACAGTCAAATAGAGTTATTTTCCTTTTCAAATCCACCTCAGAGACCAAGCTATCCTGAGGCAAGAGGACTTAGACATCTAGCTTTTGAGGTTGATGATATAGAAGAAACAGTAAAAGAGCTAGAGAGGCAAGGGGTTGTTGTAGAAGGTATAAGAATCGATGAGGTTACAGGAAAGAAGTTTACTTTCTTCAAGGACCCTGATGACTTGCCCTTAGAACTATATGAAAAATAA
- a CDS encoding ACT domain-containing protein, with the protein MKLTLTVMAEELAVSRLNKDAEIPSWPLSSQFFSITRTKDELSIVSLTEDVPADIKSEKNWRALKVEGPLDFSMVGVLSFLATTLAQEGISIFVISTYDTDYLLVKEESLEEAIEVLSKDYIINN; encoded by the coding sequence ATGAAGCTAACTTTAACTGTAATGGCAGAAGAATTAGCAGTATCTCGTTTGAATAAAGATGCTGAAATACCTAGCTGGCCATTATCCAGTCAATTTTTTTCAATTACCAGAACTAAAGATGAACTATCAATAGTCTCATTAACAGAGGATGTACCAGCAGATATAAAGAGTGAAAAGAATTGGAGGGCTTTAAAGGTTGAGGGACCCTTAGATTTTTCAATGGTAGGTGTACTCTCTTTTTTAGCTACAACTTTGGCTCAAGAAGGGATAAGTATCTTTGTAATTTCAACCTATGATACCGATTATCTCTTAGTAAAAGAAGAGAGTTTAGAAGAAGCTATTGAGGTTTTGAGTAAAGATTATATAATTAACAATTAG
- a CDS encoding ABC transporter ATP-binding protein → MTEFKEEDYNKDFDFGLWKKLLYYLKPLKKEVLILATVMMGVGGIDAIFPLMTKYAIDKFVVNNNISALLRFSLLYGVLIIVQAINVWLLINYAGKIETTMTYNIRKAGFKRLQELSFSYYDKTAVGWLMARMTSDVKRLGEVLSWGFVDSVWGITMMITTMVIMLFLNWKLALITLSVVPILAVISLYFQKKILKLYRKVRKINSKITGAFNEGIMGAKTTKTLVREEDNLREFEEKTTKMRESSVKAAIFSALYLPVVLTLGSIGTSFALVFGGRDVLLTTISYGTLVAFISYTVHFFEPISQLARVFAELQSAQASAERTLSMIETKPDIQDSQEVIEIYGDTFTPKRENWSEIKGDISFKNVSFAYEDGEQILEDFNLEIKAGETIALVGETGSGKSTIVNLACRFYEPTAGEILIDGVDYKKRSKLWLHSNIGYVLQTPHLFSGTIKDNIRYGNLEASDLDIIKAAKLVNAHQLIKKLEQGYDTKIGEGGGSLSTGEKQLISFARAVLADPRIFVLDEATSSIDTEMEQIIQQAIDKLLKGRTNFIIAHRLSTIRSADRILVLRDGEIIESGNHQELLRSKGYYYKLYTNQFMKEGIV, encoded by the coding sequence TTGACGGAGTTTAAAGAAGAGGATTATAATAAAGATTTTGATTTTGGATTATGGAAGAAGTTACTCTATTATCTTAAACCATTAAAGAAAGAGGTTTTAATTTTAGCTACTGTGATGATGGGAGTTGGAGGTATTGATGCTATCTTCCCATTGATGACTAAATATGCTATTGATAAATTTGTAGTTAATAATAATATTAGTGCTTTATTAAGGTTTAGCTTGTTATATGGAGTATTAATAATTGTGCAGGCTATTAATGTCTGGTTATTGATAAATTATGCTGGAAAGATAGAGACAACAATGACCTATAATATTAGAAAGGCAGGTTTTAAGAGGTTACAAGAGTTATCTTTCTCTTATTATGATAAGACAGCAGTAGGTTGGCTAATGGCAAGAATGACCTCTGATGTAAAGAGATTAGGAGAGGTTCTCTCTTGGGGATTTGTAGATTCAGTCTGGGGAATAACAATGATGATAACAACTATGGTAATTATGCTCTTTTTAAATTGGAAGTTAGCATTAATTACCTTATCAGTAGTACCTATCTTGGCTGTTATTAGTCTTTATTTTCAAAAGAAGATATTAAAGCTATATCGTAAGGTTAGAAAGATTAATTCTAAAATTACTGGTGCTTTTAATGAAGGGATTATGGGGGCTAAGACTACTAAAACCCTAGTTAGAGAAGAAGACAATTTAAGAGAATTTGAAGAGAAGACTACTAAGATGAGAGAATCATCAGTTAAAGCAGCTATCTTTTCTGCATTATATCTACCAGTAGTATTGACTTTAGGAAGTATAGGGACTAGTTTTGCCCTTGTTTTTGGAGGTAGAGATGTTCTATTGACTACTATAAGTTATGGAACTTTAGTTGCTTTTATCTCCTATACAGTTCATTTTTTTGAGCCAATCAGTCAATTGGCACGAGTCTTTGCTGAATTACAGTCAGCACAGGCTTCGGCAGAAAGAACTTTATCAATGATAGAGACTAAACCTGATATTCAAGATAGTCAAGAGGTTATCGAGATTTATGGTGATACCTTTACTCCTAAGCGAGAGAATTGGTCAGAGATTAAAGGGGATATCTCCTTTAAGAATGTATCTTTTGCTTATGAAGATGGGGAGCAGATTTTAGAGGATTTTAATCTGGAAATTAAGGCCGGAGAGACTATAGCTTTGGTAGGTGAGACCGGTTCTGGTAAGAGTACTATTGTTAATTTAGCTTGTAGATTTTATGAACCAACAGCAGGAGAGATATTAATTGATGGAGTAGATTATAAGAAGCGATCCAAATTATGGCTCCATTCCAATATCGGATATGTACTCCAAACTCCTCATCTCTTTAGTGGAACGATTAAAGATAATATTCGCTATGGTAATTTAGAAGCAAGTGATTTGGATATAATCAAAGCTGCCAAATTGGTCAATGCTCATCAACTTATTAAGAAACTAGAGCAGGGATATGATACTAAAATTGGTGAAGGTGGCGGTAGTTTATCGACTGGGGAGAAGCAATTAATCTCCTTTGCTAGAGCAGTATTAGCAGACCCTAGAATATTTGTACTTGATGAGGCTACCTCTTCTATAGATACTGAGATGGAGCAGATAATTCAACAAGCAATTGATAAGTTATTAAAAGGAAGAACTAACTTTATTATTGCTCACAGATTATCTACTATTCGTTCTGCTGATAGAATTTTGGTACTTAGAGATGGTGAGATAATCGAATCAGGAAATCATCAAGAGTTATTAAGAAGTAAAGGATACTATTATAAACTCTATACTAATCAGTTTATGAAGGAGGGGATTGTTTAG
- a CDS encoding ABC transporter ATP-binding protein, with translation MGNLRLFWSYMRGNRLLYIGALISIALATFFSILSPLVLRVTIDSIIGDKPLDVPQVIGAAIEGFGGKGVLVQNLWIAGIVIVLLTLLRGLFLYFKGKWSAMAAESIAKNMRERLYDHLQHLPYEYHTKAETGDLIQRCTSDVDTIRRFLAVQLVEVGRAIFMMVFVAIIMFLLDVKLTLVAIGVVPIILAFSYFFYREVKKSFKAADEAEGRMSTVLQENLTGVRVVRAFARENYEIDKFDKESLDYKDKCYHVLRLLAWFWSVSDFLSMFQIGIVLIFGSYWAFEGVITLGTLVVFITYEGMLLWPIRQLGRILTDMGKTLVALGRIQEILDEAREEEKDGELKPEIKGDINFQSVYFEYEKGKPVLKDISFEVKEGETIAILGATGSGKSSLVHLLARLYDYQEGSIKIGGHEIKDINKKWLRKNIGLVLQEPFLFAKSIKENIGLARGDVRDTEIFEAANNAAVHDVILGFEEGYDTLVGERGVSLSGGQKQRVAIARTLIRECPILIFDDSLSAVDTETDAAIRQELKKKREDTTTFIISHRINTLAEADKILVIDEGRIVEVGTHQELINREGMYKRVWDIQNCLEKEMVVNG, from the coding sequence TTGGGTAATTTAAGATTGTTTTGGAGTTATATGAGAGGAAATAGGTTATTGTACATTGGAGCATTAATTAGTATTGCTTTAGCAACCTTCTTTTCAATTCTAAGTCCATTGGTATTGAGAGTAACAATAGACTCTATAATTGGTGATAAACCTTTAGATGTACCTCAAGTAATAGGGGCAGCTATAGAAGGTTTTGGCGGTAAAGGAGTTTTAGTACAGAATTTATGGATTGCTGGGATAGTAATAGTTCTATTGACTCTATTACGGGGGTTGTTTTTATACTTTAAAGGTAAATGGTCAGCTATGGCAGCTGAATCGATTGCTAAGAATATGAGAGAAAGACTATATGATCATTTGCAGCATCTTCCTTATGAATATCATACTAAGGCTGAGACTGGTGATTTAATTCAGCGCTGCACTTCCGATGTGGATACTATTCGACGCTTTTTAGCGGTACAATTGGTAGAGGTTGGTCGTGCTATCTTTATGATGGTTTTTGTAGCTATTATTATGTTTTTACTAGATGTAAAGCTGACCCTAGTAGCTATTGGAGTAGTGCCTATTATCTTAGCTTTCTCTTACTTCTTTTATAGGGAGGTTAAGAAATCTTTTAAAGCTGCTGATGAGGCTGAAGGGAGAATGTCTACAGTATTGCAGGAGAACTTAACAGGGGTTAGAGTAGTTAGAGCCTTTGCTAGAGAAAATTATGAGATAGATAAGTTTGATAAAGAGAGTTTAGATTATAAAGATAAATGTTATCATGTATTACGATTATTGGCTTGGTTTTGGTCAGTATCTGATTTCTTGAGTATGTTTCAGATTGGAATAGTATTGATTTTTGGCTCTTATTGGGCTTTTGAAGGGGTTATAACCTTAGGAACCCTAGTTGTATTTATTACTTATGAAGGTATGCTATTATGGCCAATCCGCCAACTTGGTCGCATTTTAACAGATATGGGTAAAACCTTAGTAGCTCTAGGTCGTATTCAGGAAATCTTAGATGAAGCTAGAGAAGAAGAGAAGGATGGTGAGCTTAAACCAGAGATAAAAGGGGATATTAACTTCCAAAGTGTTTACTTTGAATATGAAAAGGGAAAACCTGTATTAAAGGATATCTCCTTTGAGGTTAAGGAAGGGGAGACTATAGCTATCTTAGGAGCAACAGGCTCTGGTAAGAGCTCTCTGGTTCATCTATTAGCTAGACTATATGATTATCAAGAGGGTTCAATTAAGATAGGTGGTCATGAAATCAAAGATATCAATAAAAAGTGGTTAAGGAAGAATATTGGTCTGGTTTTACAAGAACCTTTTCTCTTTGCCAAATCTATTAAAGAGAATATAGGTTTAGCTAGAGGTGATGTAAGAGATACAGAGATCTTTGAAGCAGCTAATAATGCAGCTGTTCATGATGTTATTTTAGGTTTTGAAGAGGGCTATGATACCTTAGTAGGAGAGCGGGGAGTCTCTTTGTCAGGTGGTCAAAAACAGAGGGTAGCTATTGCCAGGACCCTAATCAGAGAATGCCCGATATTAATCTTTGATGACTCCTTAAGTGCAGTTGATACTGAGACTGATGCTGCCATTCGTCAGGAGTTGAAGAAGAAGAGAGAAGATACTACAACCTTTATTATCTCTCATCGTATCAATACCTTAGCTGAAGCTGATAAGATTTTAGTAATAGATGAAGGTAGAATTGTAGAGGTAGGAACTCATCAAGAGTTGATTAATAGAGAAGGTATGTATAAAAGAGTATGGGATATTCAAAATTGTCTAGAAAAGGAAATGGTGGTAAATGGGTAA
- a CDS encoding class I SAM-dependent methyltransferase: MKNFEFDGEKYKEASKHQKEWGARLIRELDLKGDETILDLGCGDGIVTAQLAEAVPEGRVLGIDVSSGMVETATRLIRDNLDFQVMDINEINFIEQFDLIFSNAALHWVKDHNNLLNNCFKALKPKGIIRFNFAADGNCSNYFEVIRRTIKEARYRRYFNGFEWPWYMPKVSHYEELIAGCKFSQVDVWEENADWHFPNSDELVKWIEHPSLVPFLEFISEEDADSFRNTVIKRMLESTELDNGRYFEIFRRINVFAKK; this comes from the coding sequence ATGAAGAACTTTGAATTTGATGGTGAGAAATATAAGGAGGCTTCTAAACATCAGAAGGAGTGGGGGGCTAGATTGATAAGAGAGTTAGATTTAAAGGGGGATGAGACTATACTCGACTTAGGATGTGGTGATGGGATAGTGACGGCTCAATTGGCTGAAGCTGTTCCAGAAGGGAGGGTTTTAGGTATAGATGTTTCTTCTGGGATGGTTGAGACTGCTACTAGATTAATTAGAGATAATTTAGATTTTCAAGTGATGGATATCAACGAGATTAATTTTATAGAGCAATTTGACCTTATCTTCTCTAATGCAGCCTTACATTGGGTGAAAGATCATAATAACTTACTTAATAACTGTTTTAAGGCATTGAAACCCAAAGGAATAATTCGTTTTAATTTTGCTGCTGATGGTAATTGTTCCAACTATTTTGAGGTGATCAGAAGAACGATTAAAGAAGCAAGGTATAGAAGGTACTTTAATGGCTTTGAATGGCCTTGGTATATGCCTAAAGTCAGTCATTATGAGGAATTAATTGCAGGGTGTAAATTCAGTCAAGTAGATGTTTGGGAAGAGAATGCTGATTGGCACTTTCCAAACTCTGATGAATTGGTCAAATGGATTGAGCACCCCTCTTTAGTACCTTTTTTAGAATTTATATCAGAAGAAGATGCTGACTCCTTTAGAAATACTGTGATTAAGAGAATGTTAGAAAGTACTGAATTAGATAATGGAAGATACTTTGAAATCTTTAGAAGAATCAATGTCTTTGCTAAGAAATGA
- a CDS encoding 2TM domain-containing protein, translated as MENEELYKQAKERVAQLKVFYKHLFTYILVNSGLAILNLTTSPESLWFYWPMLGWGIGLASHSFSVFGFGKLLGKDWEEKKIRELMNKYKDD; from the coding sequence ATGGAAAATGAAGAGCTATATAAGCAGGCTAAAGAGAGAGTAGCTCAATTAAAGGTCTTTTATAAACATCTATTTACCTATATACTTGTCAATAGTGGCTTGGCTATACTTAACCTTACTACCAGTCCAGAATCTCTATGGTTCTATTGGCCTATGTTGGGCTGGGGAATAGGTTTAGCTAGTCATTCCTTCAGTGTATTTGGTTTTGGCAAGCTATTAGGAAAGGACTGGGAAGAGAAGAAGATAAGAGAGTTAATGAATAAATATAAAGATGATTAA